Proteins from a single region of Acinonyx jubatus isolate Ajub_Pintada_27869175 chromosome D3, VMU_Ajub_asm_v1.0, whole genome shotgun sequence:
- the MTMR3 gene encoding myotubularin-related protein 3 isoform X2, whose amino-acid sequence MDEETRHSLECIQANQIFPRKQLIREDENLQVPFLELHGESTEYVGRAEDAIIALSNYRLHIKFKESLVNTASQSAASEIPVPLQLIESVECRDIFQLHLTCKDCKVIRCQFSTFEQCQEWLKRLNNAIRPPAKIEDLFSFAYHAWCMEVYASEKEQHGDLCRPGEHVTSRFKNEVERMGFDMNNAWRISNINEKYKLCGSYPQELIVPAWITDKELESVASFRSWKRIPAVVYRHQSNGAVIARCGQPEVSWWGWRNADDEHLVQSVAKACASDSRSSGSRLSTRNSSRDFPNAGDLSDVEFDSSLSNASGAESLAIQPQKLLILDARSYAAAVANRAKGGGCECPEYYPNCEVVFMGMANIHSIRRSFQSLRLLCTQMPDPGNWLSALEGTKWLHHLSVLLKSALLVVHAVDRDQRPVLAHCSDGWDRTPQIVALAKLLLDPYYRTTEGFQVLVEMEWLDFGHKFADRCGHGENSDDLNERCPVFLQWLDCVHQLQRQFPCSFEFNEAFLVKLVQHTYSCLFGTFLCNNAKERGEKHTQERTCSVWSLLRAGNKAFKNLLYSSQSEAVLYPVCHVRNLMLWSAVYLPCPSPSTPVDDSCAPYPAPGTSPDDPPLSRLPKTRSFDNLTTACDNTVPLANRRSSDPSLNEKWQEHRRSLELSSLAGPGEEPLDPDNLGKPTKVLGGAELSVAAGVAEGQMENILQEATKEESGIEEPAHRGSIEMQEVEEEALLGKEIRGKTLEGSTIILPQEPELGDAALTNHPGTSLSLFSQGIPEQQGGLSILPCSLQESPRGERTHEVPVEQPRIGAITEDREEAFLPIPVDVKVGYGTSQSSSLLPSQVPFEATGPNTDSSMDMLMEGQVKSESGPEGHHRPCLVNSGWFSSKDILPQATEPQSSERSLAERPQVGSVVHRTSPGSTHSPTRSPCALPLAECKEGLVCNGALETENKALEQPPGFSTLQKHPTPNGHCTNGEAGRSKDSLSRQLSATSCSSAHLHSRNLHHKWLHGHSGRPSTTGSPDQPSRSHLDDDGMPVYTDTIQQRLRQIESGHQQEVETLKKQVQELRSRLESQYLTSSLRFNGDFGDEVTSIPDSESNLDQNCLSRCSTEIFSEASWEQVDKQDTEMTRWLPDHLAAHCYACDSAFWLASRKHHCRNCGNVFCSSCCNQKVPVPSQQLFEPSRVCKSCYSSLHPTSSSIDLELDKPIAATSN is encoded by the exons gtTCCATTACAGCTTATAGAAAGTGTTGAATGCCGAGATATATTTCAGCTTCATTTGACTTGCAAAGACTGCAAAGTTATCAG GTGTCAGTTCTCAACCTTTGAGCAGTGTCAAGAGTGGCTTAAGAGACTAAACAATGCAATCCGACCACCTGCTAAAATAGAAGATCTCTTCTCATTTGCATACCATGCTTGGTGCATGGAGGTCTACGCCAGTGAAAAAGAACAACATGGAGACCTGTGCAGACCAG GGGAGCATGTAACGTCAAGATTTAAAAACGAAGTGGAGCGGATGGGTTTTGATATGAACAACGCCTGGAGGATTTCCAATATCAATGAGAAGTATAA GCTATGTGGTAGCTATCCACAGGAGCTCATAGTGCCTGCCTGGATCACTGATAAAGAACTAGAGAGTGTAGCAAGCTTCAGGTCCTGGAAGCGCATCCCTGCTGTCGTCTACAG GCACCAGAGCAATGGAGCTGTCATTGCCCGCTGTGGACAGCCGGAGGTCAGCTGGTGGGGCTGGCGAAATGCTGATGATGAGCATCTGGTGCAGTCAGTAGCCAAAGCTTGTGCCTCTGATTCCCGATCAAGTGGCAGCAGGCTGTCAACTAGGAACAGTTCTCGAGACTTTCCAAATGCAGGAGACCTTTCcgatgtggagtttg ATTCTTCTCTTTCCAATGCTTCGGGAGCAGAAAGTTTAGCCATCCAACcgcagaagcttttgatcttggATGCGCGCTCCTATGCAGCAGCGGTGGCAAACCGAGCCAAAGGAGGAGGCTGTGAATGCCCAG AGTATTACCCGAACTGTGAAGTAGTGTTTATGGGGATGGCAAATATTCATTCAATCCGGAGGAGTTTTCAGTCTCTGCGGTTGCTGTGCACACAGATGCCTGATCCGGGAAA ttggcTCTCAGCTCTTGAAGGCACAAAATGGCTCCATCACCTGTCTGTGCTTCTGAAGTCAGCACTTCTGGTAGTGCACGCTGTGGATCGTGATCAGCGGCCAGTACTAGCACATTGCTCAGATGGCTGGGACCGCACTCCCCAGATTGTGGCATTGGCTAAGCTCTTGCTGGATCCTTATTACCGAACCACAGAG GGTTTCCAGGTCCTTGTGGAGATGGAGTGGCTGGATTTTGGACACAAGTTTGCTGACCGGTGTGGTCATGGGGAGAACTCAGATGATCTGAACGAACGCTGCCCGGTGTTTCTCCAGTGGCTTGACTGCGTTCATCAGCTTCAGAGGCAATTTCCTTGCTCTTTTGAGTTCAATGAAGCATTCCTT GTGAAACTGGTGCAACATACCTATTCCTGCCTATTTGGAACATTCCTGTGCAACAACgccaaggagagaggggaaaagcaTACTCAGGAGCGGACATGTTCCGTGTGGTCGCTGCTTCGAGCAGGCAACAAGGCTTTCAAAAACCTACTGTATTCCTCTCAGTCCGAAGCC GTGCTATACCCTGTATGTCACGTGCGTAACCTGATGCTGTGGAGTGCAGTGTACCTGCCCTGCCCATCCCCGTCCACGCCTGTGGACGACAGCTGTGCACCATATCCAGCCCCTGGCACCAGCCCTGATGATCCGCCTCTGAGCCG GTTACCAAAGACTAGATCATTTGACAATCTGACCACAGCCTGTGACAACACAGTGCCTCTAGCCAACCGGCGCAGCAGTGACCCGAGCCTGAATGAGAAGTGGCAGGAGCATCGCCGCTCACTGGAATTGAGCAGCCTGGCTGGTCCTGGGGAGGAGCCTCTTGATCCTGACAACCTGGGGAAGCCAACCAAAGTGCTGGGTGGCGCAGAGCTATCTGTTGCAGCTGGAGTGGCCgaggggcagatggagaacaTTTTGCAAGAGGCCACCAAAGAGGAGAGTGGGATAGAGGAGCCTGCCCATAGAGGGAGCATTGAGATGCAGGAGGTCGAAGAGGAGGCTCTCTTAGGAAAGGAAATCAGGGGGAAGACCCTAGAGGGCTCAACCATTATTCTTCCTCAAGAACCAGAACTGGGTGATGCTGCTCTGACAAACCATCCAGGCACTAGCCTTTCTCTGTTCTCACAGGGTATTCCTGAGCAGCAGGGTGGGCTCAGCattctcccctgttctctccaGGAGTCTCCCAGGGGAGAACGTACCCATGAGGTCCCTGTGGAACAGCCTCGAATAGGAGCTATCACAGAAGATAGGGAGGAAGCATTTCTTCCAATCCCAGTAGATGTAAAAGTTGGCTATGGTACCTCACAGTCAAGTTCTCTGCTGCCCTCCCAAGTCCCATTTGAGGCCACAGGACCAAACACGGACAGTTCAATGGACATGTTAATGGAAGGTCAAGTCAAGTCAGAAAGTGGGCCCGAAGGCCATCATAGACCTTGCCTGGTAAACAGTGGCTGGTTCAGTAGCAAGGACATACTTCCTCAAGCCACGGAGCCGCAGTCTTCAGAGAGGAGCCTAGCTGAGAGGCCCCAAGTGGGATCTGTGGTACATAGGACTTCCCCTGGCAGCACCCACAGCCCCACGCGTTCTCCTTGTGCCTTGCCTTTAGCCGAATGTAAAGAGGGGCTTGTGTGCAATGGTGCCCTGGAGACCGAAAATAAGGCTTTAGAGCAGCCCCCAGGGTTTAGCACCCTGCAgaagcaccccacccccaacggGCACTGCACCAATGGGGAGGCTGGTAGGAGCAAGGACTCACTGAGCCGCCAGTTGTCTGCCACAAGCTGCAGCTCTGCCCACTTACACTCGAGGAACTTGCACCACAAGTGGCTGCACGGCCACTCGGGGAGGCCGTCTACAACGGGGAGCCCTGACCAGCCTTCCCGCAGCCACCTGGACGATGATGGCATGCCTGTGTATACGGACACTATCCAACAGCGCCTGCGTCAGATTGAGTCAGGCCACCAGCAGGAAGTGGAGACCTTGAAGAAACAGGTGCAGGAGCTGAGGAGTCGCCTGGAGAGCCAGTACCTGACCAGCTCCCTGCGCTTCAATGGGGACTTTGGGGATGAAGTG ACTTCAATCCCCGACTCGGAAAGCAATCTGGATCAGAACTGTTTGTCTCGCTGCAGCACAGAGATTTTCTCTGAAGCCAGCTGGGAGCAGGTGGATAAACAGGACACAGAG atgacCCGTTGGCTCCCTGACCACCTGGCCGCCCACTGCTACGCGTGCGACAGCGCCTTCTGGCTCGCCAGCAGGAAGCACCACTGCAG GAATTGTGGGAATGTGTTCTGCTCCAGTTGTTGTAATCAGAAGGTTCCAGTTCCCAGCCAGCAGCTCTTTGAACCCAGTCGAGTGTGCAAGTCTTGCTATAGCAGCCTACATCCCACAAGCTCCAGCATTGACCTTGAACTGGATAAGCCCATTGCTGCCACTTCAAACTGA